In the Podospora bellae-mahoneyi strain CBS 112042 chromosome 4, whole genome shotgun sequence genome, one interval contains:
- a CDS encoding hypothetical protein (EggNog:ENOG503PYF6), with protein sequence MRHGNSRLPGARPDSDSSGEQQGNHLTAESHSVSAQPPTDIDALSQSEPTELGTKSKHPYRTRPQRDHKRLPKRGKGAVEAAVSRSQTRSTTARNKLAHQHTKAPVTKTVKPSTPAANGTNSTGLSTIRQRKQALLEEEAAKKRKLIDEYIATGDPKVFISFLAPFASANSTGQHGKRRKLGEWQWDREVERHWREDKTSGEPGARIWAPVEESFI encoded by the coding sequence ATGAGACATGGGAACTCACGCCTGCCAGGAGCACGGCCGGATAGCGATTCGAGTGGCGAACAACAAGGCAACCATCTAACCGCGGAATCTCACTCGGTCAGCGCTCAACCCCCCACGGATATAGACGCCCTATCGCAATCGGAACCAACGGAACTGGGAACCAAAAGCAAGCATCCCTACCGGACAAGACCACAGAGGGACCATAAGAGACTGCCGAAAAGGGGCAAAGGGGCCGTTGAAGCAGCAGTCAGTAGGTCCCAAACACGATCGACTACCGCTCGAAACAAACTCGCCCATCAACACACAAAGGCTCCTGTCACAAAGACGGTGAAACCATCTACTCCGGCTGCCAACGGTACCAATTCCACGGGCCTAAGCACGATCCGTCAGAGGAAGCAAGCCCTTCTCGAAGAGGAAGCAGCAAAAAAGCGCAAACTTATCGACGAATATATCGCCACTGGTGACCCAAAAGTCTTCATCTCTTTTCTCGCACCCTTCGCCAGCGCCAACAGCACCGGACAACATGGCAAGCGCAGGAAACTAGGCGAGTGGCAGTGGGATCGTGAAGTGGAGCGCCATTGGAGAGAGGATAAGACATCAGGAGAACCT
- a CDS encoding hypothetical protein (EggNog:ENOG503PQF2) has translation MPAHHVSRNKNGLAMVREAQNPQTTTSVPTDSRLPIPPGAAERPVRKRRRSSSLSTVQPKNASRAINLHEAPRIETRPRVETFVPISSEINSERRVSRGSWSRRRLLQEVREAVSFFSASGEKFAIGVIVRKDLRQSFVSESAVSFLGIRPMNLPVPRRPLLSISSGQIRPERYVRAVVEQVEISNGGRVRLQTGDMLVVDDRQFPPGVHAILCGNFFHRGEAGHSSSIAANQSTYSQRQPHRTSYQNSAQSSTARSEFTSDSSLFTMPTSINNLVFDDDAGIPPSYAPYNGHHQQTGIPTLIHPNAGQGYMTAAIPPLNTGQFMQPPSWNQNMVMDNFPPLDNQNFKMPDPAPPPNGAYGPDGGQHGQH, from the exons ATGCCCGCTCACCATGTGTCTCGAAACAAAAACGGCCTGGCCATGGTCAGGGAAGCCCAGAACCCACAAACGACCACCAGTGTCCCGACAGACTCGAGGTTGCCCATTCCTCCTGGTGCTGCTGAGCGACCGGTAAGAAAACGGCGTCGCTCTTCAAGCTTAAGCACCGTGCAGCCAAAGAATGCTTCCAGGGCAATCAACCTCCACGAGGCACCTCGCATTGAAACACGACCGAGAGTTGAGACGTTTGTGCCAATTTCGTCAGAAATAAACTCTGAAAGACGCGTTTCTAGAGGCAGTTGGAGTCGGCGGAGGCTCCTTCAGGAGGTCAGAGAGGCGGTCTCATTTTTTTCAGCATCGGGAGAAAAGTTCGCAATCGGCGTGATAGTCAGGAAAGATCTTCGGCAATCCTTTGTATCTGAGTCGGCTGTTAGCTTCTTGGGGATTAGACCAATGAACCTACCTGTACCACGGCGTCCCTTGCTCAGCATTTCATCGGGGCAAATCCGACCAGAACGATATGTTCGAGCCGTCGTCGAGCAAGTCGAGATTAGCAATGGCGGTCGGGTGAGATTACAAACAGGTGATATGCTGGTGGTCGACGACCGACAATTCCCTCCTGGTGTTCATGCTATTCTGTGTGGGAACTTTTTCCATCGAGGCGAGGCAGGGCATTCTTCCTCAATTGCCGCCAACCAAAGTACTTACTCACAACGACAACCACATCGGACTTCATACCAGAATTCGGCTCAATCGAGCACAGCGAGAAGCGAGTTCACGAGTGACTCGAGTCTCTTTACGATGCCAACATCAATAAACAACTTggtctttgatgatgatgcgg GAATCCCACCCAGCTATGCACCATACaacggccaccaccagcaaactGGGATCCCAACATTGATCCATCCCAACGCAGGCCAAGGTTACATGACAGCTGCAATCCCGCCTCTAAATACTGGTCAATTTATGCAACCACCTTCATGGAATCAGAACATGGTCATGGATAACTTTCCGCCATTGGATAACCAAAATTTCAAGATGCCAGATCCAGCACCCCCCCCCAACGGGGCATACGGCCCTGATGGGGGTCAGCATGGTCAGCATTGA
- a CDS encoding hypothetical protein (EggNog:ENOG503PQSB) encodes MAQTSSTGEADTFDSICITGLHEHSHGGLASGSLEHFVSPISIDLGGPHTISTALASKLLEIGLDELDALVKIKRHIVHVDWRYETPNPKFTTRHLVIAGSSPMIAFAGGTQWFENVARTSVFRGEQERMPIPDYLRDPAWITSLTSRKPSLNTGPQLGNLSGLQNTCRQGPNRWARALSPPELPDTSRTVSPDPEDDQLSNCSDPASTGSAFSEATAPSIYTPAPSRQNSSSLADINGAWMDCQIQQQFQSEAFQQQRKQAEALYMRTGDVSGLIGVIKTASQFSQSGSSTGALGP; translated from the exons ATGGCGCAAACGTCTTCAACCGGTGAAGCGGATACTTTT GACTCAATCTGCATTACTGGGCTTCACGAACATTCACATGGTGGCCTAGCTTCCGGATCGTTAGAGCACTTCGTGTCTCCTATATCTATCGACCTAGGAGGACCGCACACTATCTCTACTGCTCTGGCATCCAAACTCCTCGAAATCGGCCTCGACGAACTCGACGCCTTGGTAAAGATTAAGAGACACATTGTTCATGTTGACTGGAGATACGAAACTCCAAATCCCAAATTCACAACGAGGCACCTTGTCATCGCAGGATCATCTCCCATGATCGCATTCGCTGGCGGGACACAATGGTTTGAGAACGTTGCCAGAACGTCAGTCTTTCGAGGTGAACAGGAGAGAATGCCTATTCCGGATTATCTACGGGATCCAGCATGGATTACTTCTCTGACCTCACGGAAACCCTCCTTGAATACCGGACCCCAACTTGGAAACCTCAGCGGCTTGCAAAACACATGCCGGCAAGGGCCAAATCGATGGGCCAGAGCTCTTTCTCCCCCAGAACTTCCAGACACCTCTCGGACAGTATCCCCGGACCCAGAAGATGACCAGCTATCCAACTGCTCAGACCCAGCTTCAACTGGGAGCGCATTCTCTGAGGCTACAGCCCCCAGCATCTACACCCCCGCGCCATCTAGGCAGAACTCTTCCAGCCTAGCCGATATCAATGGTGCCTGGATGGACTGCCAGATCCAACAGCAATTCCAAAGCGAGGCCTTCCAACAGCAAAGAAAACAGGCAGAAGCCCTGTATATGCGCACCGGAGATGTCAGTGGGCTCATTGGCGTGATCAAGACAGCGAGCCAGTTCTCACAGAGTGGTTCATCCACTGGAGCTTTGGGGCCATAA
- a CDS encoding hypothetical protein (MEROPS:MER0033198; COG:T; EggNog:ENOG503NV5A), which produces MAVPYTLLYFFASFFSFVTCIPLKPGVSFQSQSSLPVLNLPYGSYRASSYRSSSDLYIFKNIRYAAPPVGELRWAKPAPPAQNSTHQDGSYGPRCIQSAPNGINVVGPGNKAPVGAVINQFLGGIPLPLFSGGSEDCLFLDVYVPGKALKNPTIKLPVVVWIYGGGFLFGSKDTMTPDLPFYDGGGMIGQSNNNMIFVAINYRVGAFGFLAGKSMERDGLPNAGLHDQRAALQWVRDHIHLVGGDPTQVTAMGESAGASSIFHHIVAEGGRLDPLFSRAILQSPAFQPIWDRAGKVEDTFQDFATLAGCQGKGLACLRAADPTALIKANNALNLKQAPGTFAIGPTPDGKFIRQLPVLELALGKFWKLDSLILSHVTDEASLFVGGSIQTDAQFSGFLGQLFPNDTLTAGVNDKIEEAYPPVKGTKKSKYATQTARMTEFTRDSCFTCHIRHLTESFGDSKVWNMQYSVFPGQHATDLIPTFFSTAYTSDTFLDDLAMFFVPVLGTLVAGISTAMQSYFASYITTGNPNMNRKILNLPPAIRWNHPVSGRGEQISGVLDVGGWGITTVSDDKNQKTPCDFWRGFAAAVTALGGYSPPGEVVPQNLVRAEGDVSRNYVGGNAGE; this is translated from the exons ATGGCGGTCCCTTATACACTCCTTTACTTCTTTGCATCTTTCTTCTCGTTTGTTACTTGCATTCCTTTGAAGCCTGGTGTTAGCTTTCAATCACAGTCCTCGCTACCGGTACTAAATTTACCATATGGATCGTATAGAGCCTCAAGTTATCGGTCATCAAGCGATTT GTACATCTTCAAGAACATCAGATATGCGGCCCCACCTGTCGGTGAGCTGAGATGGGCCAAACCAGCGCCCCCAGCACAGAATAGCACTCATCAGGATGGCAGTTATGGGCCAAGATGCATTCAGTCGGCTCCGAATGGTATCAATGTGGTCGGACCAGGCAACAAGGCGCCTGTCGGAGCTGTCATAAACCAGTT CCTTGGTGGAATCCCATTGCCACTCTTCTCAGGTGGAAGCGAAGATTGTCTATTCCTCGATGTTTATGTGCCTGGAAAGGCGCTCAAAAACCCGACCATCAAGTTACCCGTCGTTGTATGGATCTACGGAGGTGGCTTTCTCTTTGGCAGCAAGGACACGATGACGCCCGACTTACCGTTCTacgatggaggagggatgatTGGGCAGTCAAATAACAACATGATCTTTGTCGCCATCAACTACCGCGTCGGTGCCTTCGGATTCTTGGCAGGGAAATCCATGGAAAGAGACGGGCTCCCAAACGCTGGATTGCACGATCAAAGGGCTGCTTTGCAGTGGGTGAGGGATCATATTcacttggttggtggtgatcctACTCAAGTCACTGCAATGGGCGAATCGGCGGGTGCGTCGTCGATATTTCACCACATTGTCGCGGAAGGGGGTCGCCTTGATCCTCTCTTCTCAAGGGCAATTCTGCAATCTCCAGCCTTCCAGCCGATATGGGACCGTGCTGGCAAAGTTGAAGATACATTTCAGGATTTTGCAACACTCGCTGGATGTCAAGGCAAAGGGCTGGCCTGTCTGCGAGCTGCTGACCCGACGGCGTTGATCAAGGCAAATAACGCGCTGAACTTGAAGCAGGCACCGGGTACCTTTGCAATTGGCCCAACACCGGATGGCAAATTTATTCGCCAGCTGCCAGTGCTGGAGCTCGCCCTGGGAAAGTTTTGGAAACTCGATTCCTTGATCCTGTCCCATGTCACGGACGAGGCAAGTTTGTTTGTGGGCGGTTCCATTCAGACAGATGCGCAGTTCTCAGGCTTTTTGGGCCAGCTGTTTCCCAACGATACTCTGACGGCAGGTGTGAACGACAAGATTGAAGAAGCATACCCTCCTGTCAAAGGGACGAAGAAGTCAAAGTATGCCACACAGACAGCTAGGATGACGGAGTTTACAAGAGATAGTTGCTTTACGTGCCACATTAGGC ATCTGACAGAGTCCTTCGGCGATAGCAAAGTCTGGAACATGCAATACAGCGTCTTCCCTGGCCAGCACGCCACCGACCTGATACccaccttcttcagcacAGCCTACACATCCGACAccttcctcgacgacctgGCCATGTTCTTTGTACCTGTCCTCGGCACCTTGGTGGCAGGCATCAGCACAGCGATGCAGAGTTATTTTGCGTCGTACATCACCACAGGGAATCCAAACATGAACAGAAAGATACTGAATCTTCCACCGGCTATACGTTGGAACCATCCTGTCAGCGGACGAGGCGAGCAAATCTCGGGCGTGCTGGATGTGGGTGGCTGGGGGATAACGACTGTCAGTGACGATAAGAATCAGAAAACGCCTTGTGATTTTTGGAGAGGATTTGCGGCGGCTGTGACGGCTTTGGGGGGGTACTCTCCTCCTGGGGAGGTTGTGCCGCAGAACCTTGTGAGGGCGGAGGGCGATGTGAGCCGGAACTATGTTGGTGGCAATGCTGGTGAATGA